One genomic window of Onychomys torridus chromosome 19, mOncTor1.1, whole genome shotgun sequence includes the following:
- the Taar9 gene encoding trace amine-associated receptor 9, whose protein sequence is MASSFSPAESLELCYENVNGSCIKSAYSPGPRAVLYVVLGLGALLAVFGNLLVIIAILHFKQLHTPTNFLVASLACADFLVGVTVMPFSTVRSVESCWYFGESYCKFHTCFDTSFCFASLFHLCCISIDRYIAVTDPLTYPTKFTVSVSGICIALSWFFSVTYSFSIFYTGANEEGIEELVVALTCVGGCQAPLNRNWVLLCFLLFFLPTVVMVFLYGRIFLVAKHQARKIESTANQAQASSESYKERVAKRERKAAKTLGIAMAAFLVSWLPYIIDAVIDAYMNFITPAYVYEILVWCVYYNSAMNPLIYAFFYPWFRKAIKLIVSGKVFRGDSCTTNLFSEEADVG, encoded by the coding sequence ATGGCAAGCAGCTTCTCCCCTGCGGAATCTTTGGAGCTCTGCTACGAGAATGTGAACGGATCCTGCATTAAAAGTGCTTACTCTCCGGGTCCCCGAGCCGTTCTCTATGTGGTCCTTGGTTTGGGAGCCTTGCTGGCAGTGTTTGGAAACTTACTGGTCATTATAGCCATCCTCCACTTTAAACAGTTACACACACCTACGAACTTTCTGGTGGCATCCCTGGCCTGTGCTGACTTCTTGGTGGGGGTGACCGTGATGCCCTTCAGCACCGTGCGGTCTGTGGAGAGCTGCTGGTACTTTGGGGAGAGTTACTGCAAGTTCCACACTTGTTTCGACACCTCCTTCTGCTTCGCTTCTCTATTTCATCTGTGCTGCATCTCCATTGACAGGTACATCGCAGTTACAGACCCGCTGACTTACCCAACCAAGTTCACGGTGTCGGTTTCTGGAATATGCAttgctctctcttggttcttttCTGTCACGTACAGCTTTTCTATCTTTTACACGGGAGCCAATGAAGAAGGGATCGAGGAATTAGTGGTTGCTCTAACCTGCGTGGGAGGCTGTCAGGCTCCGCTGAACCGAAATTGGGTTttactttgtttccttttattcttcCTGCCCACTGTTGTCATGGTGTTTCTATATGGTAGGATATTTTTGGTGGCAAAGCACCAGGCTAGGAAGATAGAGAGTACAGCCAATCAAGCTCAGGCCTCCTCAGAGAGCTACAAAGAAAGAGTAGctaaaagagagaggaaggctgCCAAAACCTTGGGGATTGCCATGGCAGCCTTCCTGGTGTCTTGGTTGCCGTATATTATTGATGCTGTGATTGATGCCTACATGAACTTCATAACACCCGCCTACGTGTATGAGATcttagtgtggtgtgtgtattaCAATTCAGCCATGAACCCCTTGATATATGCCTTTTTTTATCCTTGGTTTCGGAAGGCAATAAAACTTATTGTGAGTGGCAAAGTCTTCAGGGGTGATTCATGCACAACAAATTTATTCTCAGAAGAGGCAGATGTAGGTTAA